In the genome of Paenibacillus sp. FSL R5-0766, one region contains:
- a CDS encoding 1,4-dihydroxy-6-naphthoate synthase translates to MKIAFSPCPNDTFIFHAWVHGLIPGAPELDVRYADIDITNGLAANPDGPDTPEVMKISYAALPYVLSDYALLPAGGALGRGCGPLVLTANGTTDPAYLSGRRVAVPSERSTAYLLFRLWAAQNVPGGVGEIVVMPFDQIMPAVRDGKIDAGLVIHEARFTYQNYDLKLMTDLGNWWESDTGLPIPLGAIIARRNMDAHALAGWARASVEYAWAHPDESKAYVMEHAQEMDPDVAAQHIGLYVNEFSANLGDDGYGAITALLGRAMKEGLVPEFDLDLLRI, encoded by the coding sequence ATGAAAATTGCATTTTCCCCTTGTCCAAACGATACATTTATCTTTCACGCGTGGGTGCACGGGTTGATCCCGGGCGCACCTGAGCTGGATGTCCGTTATGCTGATATTGATATTACCAATGGTCTGGCGGCAAATCCCGATGGACCCGACACACCTGAAGTGATGAAAATATCTTATGCAGCACTGCCATACGTGTTATCTGACTATGCTCTGCTTCCTGCTGGAGGCGCACTTGGCAGAGGATGTGGCCCTTTGGTTCTGACCGCAAATGGCACGACCGATCCAGCATATCTGTCTGGACGCCGGGTTGCTGTGCCAAGTGAACGCTCAACAGCATATCTGTTGTTCCGTCTTTGGGCAGCGCAAAATGTTCCGGGCGGTGTAGGCGAGATTGTTGTCATGCCATTCGACCAGATCATGCCTGCTGTACGGGACGGCAAGATCGATGCCGGACTTGTCATCCATGAAGCACGTTTCACGTACCAGAACTATGACCTCAAACTAATGACAGATCTTGGGAACTGGTGGGAAAGCGACACCGGCCTTCCGATCCCGCTTGGAGCGATCATCGCACGTCGCAACATGGACGCTCATGCCCTCGCCGGATGGGCACGCGCCTCCGTTGAATATGCATGGGCGCACCCGGATGAGTCGAAAGCATACGTTATGGAACATGCACAAGAAATGGACCCTGACGTAGCTGCACAACATATCGGCCTGTACGTTAACGAGTTCAGCGCCAACCTAGGTGATGATGGTTACGGTGCAATCACTGCACTGCTTGGCCGCGCCATGAAAGAAGGACTCGTTCCCGAGTTCGACCTTGATCTGTTGCGAATCTAA